Proteins encoded together in one Rossellomorea sp. y25 window:
- a CDS encoding YhdT family protein, translating to MDHKEDKRFRVAGHEALIGIALVLINFLWWYGFAFGLGGQPVSDYDWILGMPEWFFYSCIVGFFLMVLLVIIVVKYMLTDIPFDDEEDKHE from the coding sequence GTGGATCATAAAGAGGATAAACGGTTCAGGGTTGCTGGTCACGAGGCACTGATAGGAATAGCACTTGTTCTTATAAATTTCTTATGGTGGTATGGTTTTGCATTCGGGTTAGGTGGTCAACCGGTTTCAGATTACGATTGGATCCTCGGGATGCCTGAGTGGTTTTTTTACAGCTGCATCGTTGGCTTCTTTCTTATGGTATTGTTAGTGATTATCGTCGTAAAATACATGCTTACTGACATTCCGTTTGACGATGAGGAGGATAAGCATGAATAG
- a CDS encoding aminodeoxychorismate/anthranilate synthase component II yields the protein MILLIDNYDSFTYNLYQYIEELGEEVIVKRNDAISLEEIKELNPAGIILSPGPGKPENAGICISIIQNLHASVPIFGVCLGHQAIGAAFGATIEVAEKVMHGKTSLIKHDGSGVFEYLPQPLEVMRYHSLVIKNGTLPTQLEAVALSMDDREIMAIKHMKYPMYGVQFHPESIGTKTGKKIIQNFLVHMRKENNRETLSTEAI from the coding sequence ATGATCCTTCTTATTGATAACTATGATTCCTTTACGTATAACCTGTATCAATATATAGAAGAGCTCGGTGAAGAAGTAATCGTGAAACGGAATGATGCTATTTCATTAGAAGAAATCAAGGAATTGAATCCTGCGGGAATCATTCTATCACCAGGTCCAGGGAAACCAGAAAATGCAGGCATTTGCATCTCGATTATACAGAATCTTCACGCTAGTGTGCCGATTTTCGGGGTTTGTTTAGGGCATCAGGCTATCGGGGCCGCATTCGGGGCAACCATCGAAGTCGCTGAGAAAGTCATGCACGGAAAAACATCCCTTATTAAACACGACGGCAGCGGAGTATTCGAGTATCTGCCGCAACCATTAGAAGTGATGAGATATCATTCCCTGGTGATTAAGAATGGGACCCTGCCGACACAATTAGAGGCTGTCGCATTGTCCATGGATGATAGAGAAATCATGGCGATAAAGCATATGAAGTATCCAATGTACGGGGTTCAATTTCATCCGGAATCCATTGGTACGAAAACAGGAAAGAAAATCATTCAAAACTTTTTAGTTCATATGAGAAAGGAGAATAACCGTGAAACCTTATCTACAGAAGCTATCTAG
- a CDS encoding GNAT family N-acetyltransferase has product MYKVIQYKDPKVFQDKVYSLLMEDEAANNLPLGLLNTMKTSDKYKDPLLLLVESEVGAVVGSFIMTPPHYLVSTLKVEKVGIQGIAEQLIAFCENTNITIPGFVAEKETALQLTHAWCHVMGESFNVRMRQRVYQLNKVNDIPLSDGKMVPVRKGQEELLARWLLGFIEDTEVLPMSGEEALERAKDMIENEPYVYFWEVDGRPVSMARGARRTENGITVNFVYTPSEYRKKGYASSVVAELSRLLLKDHSFCSLYTDLDNPTSNKIYMEIGYKPVCDSMMISVV; this is encoded by the coding sequence ATGTATAAGGTGATCCAGTATAAAGACCCGAAAGTTTTCCAAGATAAGGTCTATTCCCTTTTAATGGAAGATGAAGCAGCGAATAACCTGCCTTTGGGTTTGTTGAACACGATGAAAACGAGTGACAAATATAAAGATCCGCTTCTTCTTTTAGTGGAAAGTGAGGTCGGGGCGGTGGTTGGATCCTTCATCATGACCCCTCCTCATTACCTTGTCAGTACACTTAAGGTGGAGAAAGTAGGAATTCAGGGAATAGCCGAACAGCTCATAGCGTTCTGCGAGAATACCAATATCACCATTCCCGGTTTTGTTGCTGAGAAAGAAACCGCACTTCAATTGACTCATGCATGGTGTCACGTTATGGGAGAGAGTTTCAATGTCCGTATGAGGCAACGTGTTTACCAATTGAATAAGGTGAATGATATTCCTTTAAGTGATGGGAAAATGGTTCCCGTACGGAAGGGCCAGGAGGAACTTTTAGCCCGATGGCTCCTTGGATTTATCGAGGATACAGAAGTGCTACCCATGTCGGGTGAAGAGGCTCTTGAAAGGGCGAAAGATATGATTGAAAATGAACCATATGTGTACTTTTGGGAAGTGGACGGAAGGCCTGTTTCCATGGCACGGGGGGCAAGGAGAACGGAAAACGGCATTACCGTTAATTTTGTATACACCCCTTCAGAATACAGGAAAAAAGGATACGCGTCTTCTGTTGTAGCAGAACTGAGCCGTCTATTGTTGAAGGACCACTCCTTTTGTTCGCTCTATACGGACCTGGATAATCCCACCTCCAACAAGATTTATATGGAAATCGGCTATAAGCCCGTGTGCGATTCGATGATGATTTCCGTTGTGTGA
- a CDS encoding DNA ligase D, with amino-acid sequence MKPMLPTLYDELPREGDWVYEVKYDGFRAILSIHSQNKISLLSRNGKELLPHFPEIEEQINALLNENNFPTPLILDGEVVLLRSSCSSEFFELQVRGRMRNKQKIQLAATQRPVKFVAFDLLQYEKKSFAQQPYLSRKEKLKEAFTLFQLPLEPTPSHPSTLQMVPYFKDRREIWELVEKEEAEGVIAKRKHSKWEAGKRSTSWIKIKNWKNCQCFITAMDETNDYFHIGVFDNEQIMPVGLFHFGLSQEEKKTLKAMIKKNSTKKKHSLHYIDPAITVEISYLNWYEGQLREPHFHKFLFSIAPESCTMEQFKLDEASLPRRVEITHPDKELFQKVSMTKLDYVRYLRKMSVAILPFLKDRPLTCIRFPHGIFGESFYQKNTPDYAPSFIETYKEDNIDYTVCNNLETLIWLGNQLALEFHIPFQRTKDTSVNEVVFDLDPPSRDQFSMAVKAATIMKEIFDRLNLYSFVKTSGNKGLQVYIPLPPGYTWKDTGLFTEFIAHYLVTNYPDDFTIERLKKNRKGRLYVDYIQHGEGKTIIAPYSLRGNEDALVATPLWWHEVNEDLHPEHFTIDVVLRRFMQMGCPFAKFEWVKDLQPFDNVIHFLRQQSNDKEKGDPKA; translated from the coding sequence ATGAAACCGATGCTTCCTACCTTATATGATGAGCTCCCTAGAGAGGGGGATTGGGTTTATGAAGTGAAATATGATGGATTTCGCGCCATTCTCTCCATCCATTCTCAGAATAAGATAAGCTTACTAAGTCGAAACGGGAAAGAATTGCTTCCACACTTCCCGGAAATTGAAGAACAGATTAACGCATTACTCAATGAAAATAACTTTCCCACCCCTCTCATATTGGATGGGGAGGTTGTGCTATTACGCTCCTCCTGCAGCAGTGAATTCTTTGAGCTGCAAGTAAGAGGCAGAATGCGAAACAAGCAAAAGATCCAACTTGCGGCGACACAGAGGCCTGTTAAATTTGTGGCATTTGACTTACTTCAATATGAGAAAAAATCATTTGCCCAACAACCTTACCTTTCAAGGAAAGAAAAATTGAAAGAAGCATTTACTCTTTTTCAATTACCGTTAGAACCTACTCCTTCTCACCCATCTACCCTTCAAATGGTCCCCTATTTTAAGGATCGGCGAGAAATATGGGAACTAGTAGAGAAGGAGGAAGCTGAGGGGGTCATCGCCAAGAGGAAACATAGTAAATGGGAAGCGGGAAAACGAAGTACTAGCTGGATAAAAATCAAGAATTGGAAGAACTGTCAGTGTTTCATCACTGCGATGGATGAAACGAACGATTATTTTCACATTGGGGTATTCGATAACGAACAGATAATGCCTGTTGGCTTATTTCATTTTGGTCTCTCTCAAGAGGAGAAAAAAACACTAAAAGCAATGATTAAAAAGAATAGTACGAAGAAAAAGCATTCCCTTCATTACATAGACCCGGCTATAACTGTGGAAATTTCATATTTAAATTGGTATGAGGGGCAACTGAGAGAACCACATTTTCATAAATTTCTATTCTCCATTGCCCCTGAATCCTGCACAATGGAGCAATTCAAGCTGGACGAAGCATCCCTTCCGCGTCGGGTTGAAATCACTCATCCAGATAAAGAATTGTTTCAGAAAGTCTCAATGACTAAGCTTGATTACGTTCGGTACCTTCGGAAAATGTCCGTCGCTATTTTGCCTTTCTTGAAAGATAGGCCATTGACATGTATTCGTTTTCCACACGGGATCTTTGGTGAATCATTTTATCAAAAGAACACGCCTGATTATGCCCCTTCATTTATTGAAACTTACAAGGAGGACAACATCGACTATACGGTATGCAATAACCTGGAAACATTGATCTGGCTTGGAAATCAGCTTGCATTAGAATTTCACATTCCTTTCCAAAGAACAAAGGATACATCTGTCAATGAAGTGGTCTTTGACTTAGATCCTCCAAGCAGGGATCAATTCTCCATGGCGGTTAAAGCGGCTACCATAATGAAAGAAATATTCGACCGCCTCAACCTTTATAGTTTTGTGAAAACGTCAGGAAATAAGGGACTGCAAGTGTATATTCCCCTACCGCCTGGATACACCTGGAAAGACACCGGTTTGTTTACAGAATTCATCGCTCACTACCTTGTTACCAATTATCCAGATGATTTTACGATAGAGCGTTTAAAAAAGAATCGAAAAGGCAGATTATACGTGGACTACATTCAGCACGGAGAAGGTAAAACCATCATTGCGCCATATTCCTTAAGGGGGAATGAAGATGCTTTAGTCGCGACTCCCCTTTGGTGGCATGAAGTAAATGAGGACCTTCATCCAGAACACTTTACAATAGATGTTGTTTTGCGGAGATTCATGCAGATGGGTTGTCCCTTTGCTAAATTCGAATGGGTAAAAGACCTCCAGCCCTTTGATAACGTGATTCATTTTTTGAGACAGCAATCCAACGACAAAGAAAAAGGTGACCCAAAAGCTTAG
- a CDS encoding Ku protein, translating into MHTIWKGSISFGLVNIPIKLHSATEDRDIKLRSLHKECHTPIKYEKVCPACEKEIDHDDIVKGYEVTKGKFVVLEEEELKELKEANGDKAVEIVDFIKMEEIDPIFFDRSYFVSPNDGGKKAYSLLRKALQESGKVGIAKITMRSKEQLSIVRVYENTLVMETIHYPDEVRGTGDVPNVPEEDEITSKELETATMLIDQLTTEFQPENYKDQYRERLSQLIESKQTGEKVVTAKEKEPRENVTDLMAALQASIDSSKPKKAKKQTKKKATSKKKAQ; encoded by the coding sequence ATGCATACGATTTGGAAAGGCTCTATCAGTTTTGGACTTGTGAACATCCCCATTAAACTTCATTCTGCTACAGAAGATCGAGATATAAAGCTGCGATCCCTTCATAAAGAGTGTCACACACCAATTAAATATGAAAAGGTATGTCCAGCTTGTGAAAAAGAAATCGACCATGATGACATTGTAAAAGGGTATGAAGTGACGAAGGGGAAATTTGTCGTTCTTGAAGAAGAGGAATTGAAGGAATTGAAGGAAGCGAACGGGGATAAAGCTGTGGAAATAGTAGATTTTATCAAAATGGAGGAAATCGACCCGATATTCTTTGATCGAAGTTATTTCGTTTCACCTAATGATGGAGGGAAAAAAGCTTATTCATTATTACGAAAAGCCCTTCAGGAATCAGGGAAAGTAGGTATCGCCAAAATCACGATGAGATCGAAAGAACAACTCTCGATTGTTCGGGTGTATGAAAATACTCTCGTAATGGAAACCATTCATTATCCGGATGAAGTAAGAGGCACCGGTGATGTACCGAATGTTCCGGAAGAAGATGAAATAACGAGCAAAGAATTAGAAACAGCGACGATGCTGATTGATCAATTAACCACTGAATTTCAACCGGAGAACTATAAAGATCAATACCGTGAACGCTTAAGTCAATTGATTGAATCGAAGCAAACCGGAGAAAAGGTCGTAACAGCGAAAGAAAAAGAGCCTAGGGAAAATGTGACAGATTTAATGGCCGCACTTCAGGCCTCTATTGATTCATCCAAGCCGAAAAAGGCGAAGAAGCAAACTAAAAAGAAAGCGACGTCCAAGAAAAAAGCTCAATAG
- the trpD gene encoding anthranilate phosphoribosyltransferase, with protein sequence MKPYLQKLSSGHSLEKEDMRRAVEELFIEETTDSQIACFLTLLKTKGETVDEITALVEVLREKAMPIKSTLTGILDNCGTGGDGSQSFNISTTSAFVLAGAGVKVAKHGNRSISSKTGSADVLEHLGVALDFQPHEVESLLNETNIAFLFAPHIHSGLKKVMKVRKELKIPTIFNLIGPLTNPVHLETQLLGVYRRDKLETMAHVLHELGRKRAIVLNGADYMDEASLAGENHLVLLDQGEITPLTLTGEDVGLPCYSLEEIRGGDAGDNAIILEDVLNGKKGAYTDTVLFNTGIGLFAHGKAATFAEGVKLARESIESGRAKEKLHSLVRYSQQRRKQVI encoded by the coding sequence GTGAAACCTTATCTACAGAAGCTATCTAGCGGTCATTCATTAGAGAAAGAAGATATGAGAAGAGCAGTAGAAGAATTGTTCATTGAAGAAACAACGGATAGTCAAATCGCCTGTTTCCTGACCTTATTAAAAACGAAGGGGGAAACAGTAGATGAAATTACCGCTCTTGTTGAAGTTTTAAGGGAGAAAGCGATGCCGATTAAAAGCACATTAACTGGAATATTAGATAACTGCGGAACAGGTGGAGACGGATCACAGAGCTTTAATATCAGTACAACGAGTGCATTTGTTCTTGCCGGTGCCGGGGTGAAGGTTGCGAAACATGGTAACAGAAGTATTTCCAGTAAAACCGGTAGTGCAGATGTGTTAGAACATTTAGGAGTAGCACTCGATTTTCAACCACATGAGGTTGAAAGTTTACTGAATGAAACCAATATTGCTTTTCTATTTGCACCCCATATTCACTCAGGTTTAAAAAAGGTAATGAAGGTACGGAAAGAATTAAAGATTCCTACCATCTTTAATCTCATTGGACCGTTAACCAATCCGGTTCATCTGGAAACACAGCTCCTAGGGGTATATAGAAGAGATAAATTAGAAACAATGGCGCATGTTTTACATGAATTAGGCAGAAAACGGGCGATTGTCCTTAATGGGGCTGATTACATGGATGAAGCCTCATTAGCAGGAGAAAATCATCTCGTACTGCTGGATCAAGGGGAAATTACTCCACTTACATTAACAGGAGAAGATGTCGGCCTTCCTTGTTATTCCCTGGAAGAGATACGTGGAGGGGACGCTGGAGACAATGCCATTATTTTAGAAGATGTGTTAAATGGGAAGAAAGGGGCTTACACTGATACGGTCTTATTCAATACAGGAATCGGCCTGTTCGCTCATGGCAAAGCGGCAACATTTGCAGAAGGTGTAAAGCTTGCCAGAGAAAGTA
- a CDS encoding FAD-dependent oxidoreductase yields MKNSVVIIGGGIGGLTAASLLGSADYNVQILEASREWGGCAGKFQRGKALFPVGATLGMGFEKGGIHQRIFHYLGIEPPVSLMLDQVMNIHLPDKTLIFYRDRETHVNELKKAYPEISEELSSFYEEVYRIATEIRKLMVALPILPPKTMKDWMELTFSLKPGSLMLLPAFQKTMIDLLEKHGIHEHSSFKHFIDGQLIDSMQVTSDQCTLLLGCLAMDMYHEGAFYLEGGLFQIAHCLVRFSESVGVKTTLGRKVVSIDRDHHEKEWIILDHRGNEYRANHIVCNVPVQSLKNLFAPQYTPKLENYLKGKENEDIWGTMSLYMLLKEELLPESYPLFSQICASPNGNMSEGDHLFLSLSHPNDRQRAPEGFRTLTVSTHTKLEKWETKEKYDSYKENLKEKMINSIELVIPTIRDSLVNLYPGAPKAWERFTGRPGGIVGGFPQSNGHALFNSLSHRAPLKNVWVCGDSVFPGAGTIGVSVSAYHVYHSITGRKLQK; encoded by the coding sequence TTGAAAAATTCTGTTGTCATAATAGGCGGAGGAATCGGTGGTCTGACCGCAGCTTCACTCCTTGGAAGTGCTGATTACAATGTACAGATTCTTGAGGCTTCCAGGGAATGGGGAGGATGCGCCGGTAAATTCCAGAGAGGAAAAGCCTTATTTCCTGTAGGGGCAACTCTTGGAATGGGGTTTGAAAAAGGAGGTATCCATCAGCGTATTTTTCACTATTTAGGGATAGAACCCCCTGTGTCTCTAATGCTTGATCAGGTTATGAATATTCATCTTCCAGACAAAACCCTTATATTCTACCGAGATAGGGAAACACATGTGAATGAGTTGAAGAAAGCGTATCCAGAAATATCAGAGGAGCTGAGCTCTTTTTATGAAGAAGTGTACAGGATTGCTACAGAAATACGAAAACTGATGGTCGCGTTGCCGATACTTCCACCTAAAACGATGAAGGACTGGATGGAGCTTACGTTTAGTTTGAAACCCGGATCTCTGATGCTACTTCCTGCCTTTCAAAAAACAATGATCGACTTATTAGAAAAACACGGAATCCACGAACACTCTTCATTTAAGCATTTTATCGATGGACAACTGATAGATAGCATGCAGGTGACCAGCGATCAGTGTACTTTATTGCTGGGGTGCTTGGCTATGGATATGTACCACGAAGGAGCATTCTATCTGGAAGGTGGATTATTCCAAATAGCCCATTGCCTTGTCCGGTTTTCAGAATCTGTAGGAGTTAAAACGACTTTAGGGAGAAAGGTGGTTAGCATCGATCGTGATCATCACGAAAAAGAATGGATAATCCTTGATCATAGGGGTAATGAATATCGTGCAAACCATATTGTATGCAACGTCCCGGTGCAATCTTTAAAAAATCTATTTGCCCCACAATATACACCAAAACTTGAAAACTATTTAAAAGGAAAAGAGAATGAAGATATTTGGGGCACCATGTCCCTTTACATGTTACTGAAAGAAGAATTACTCCCAGAGTCCTATCCTTTGTTTTCTCAAATTTGTGCAAGCCCAAATGGGAATATGTCAGAAGGGGATCATCTCTTCTTATCGCTATCCCATCCAAATGATCGTCAGCGTGCCCCGGAAGGATTCCGTACCTTAACGGTATCAACCCATACTAAATTAGAAAAATGGGAAACCAAAGAAAAATACGATTCTTACAAGGAGAATCTTAAAGAGAAAATGATCAATTCCATTGAGTTAGTCATTCCTACTATAAGAGATAGTCTTGTAAATCTTTACCCTGGGGCACCTAAAGCCTGGGAACGATTTACTGGACGGCCTGGGGGCATTGTCGGTGGATTTCCTCAATCTAATGGTCATGCTCTCTTCAATAGTCTTTCCCACAGGGCTCCCTTGAAAAATGTATGGGTATGCGGTGACTCAGTCTTTCCAGGTGCAGGGACCATCGGTGTATCTGTAAGTGCTTACCATGTATATCACTCCATTACAGGCAGAAAACTTCAGAAGTAA
- a CDS encoding phosphatase PAP2 family protein, translating to MEEKHIKQGVFIAISLICLIAFTWGFVTIVEEWKENEIAQFDNGVFEIVRGFISPKLTTFMTSITFLGGVKGITIFAISVVVILLYLKKYPLALFVATTITTGAGFNWLLKWIFKRERPDIEALIEQGGYSFPSGHSMSSFIFYGTLAFILFRALDYKRYKWASVIAVSFLVLLIGLSRVYLGVHYPSDILGGFTAGGAWLTLCIVIYAYFYNRKHWKEREN from the coding sequence TTGGAGGAGAAACATATAAAACAAGGAGTATTCATTGCGATATCACTCATTTGTTTGATTGCATTTACATGGGGATTCGTCACCATAGTCGAGGAATGGAAAGAAAATGAAATCGCACAATTTGACAATGGTGTTTTTGAAATTGTAAGAGGGTTCATCTCCCCGAAGTTAACAACCTTTATGACGTCGATTACCTTTTTGGGCGGGGTGAAAGGAATCACGATTTTTGCAATCAGTGTGGTGGTCATACTTTTGTATCTCAAGAAGTATCCACTCGCTCTGTTTGTAGCGACAACCATCACTACAGGGGCAGGATTTAATTGGCTGCTAAAATGGATTTTCAAACGTGAACGACCTGATATTGAAGCACTGATCGAGCAAGGCGGTTATAGCTTTCCAAGTGGTCATTCCATGAGTTCCTTTATTTTCTACGGGACCCTTGCATTCATATTGTTTCGGGCATTAGATTATAAACGGTATAAGTGGGCAAGTGTCATTGCTGTCAGCTTCCTTGTACTACTGATTGGGCTTAGCCGAGTATATTTAGGAGTCCATTATCCAAGTGACATCCTTGGAGGGTTCACTGCTGGAGGTGCATGGTTGACTCTATGTATCGTCATTTATGCTTATTTCTATAATCGAAAACATTGGAAAGAACGTGAGAATTAA
- the trpE gene encoding anthranilate synthase component I: MMKQQALDYVVKELNGDIFTPISLFQSLKGKKKFLLESSLKHEQSGRYSFVGSDPFLECKAYGNTVQLKKSSTIEVDERVGDPIQIIQNLIPSHKLKSAPFPFTGGGIGYLGYDVIRLYEDIGVTPQDELEMPDIHLMFYEKVIVFDHLEHKVFIVVMNEWTEDQTGDLDKKVKEVEAELSNVYLKTHKKNLDRLSFHAQTSKDEFMVKVEEAKQSIGEGEIFQVVLSQRLKASFSGDPFSFYRSLRKSNPSPYMFFIDFEDYVVMGASPESLLKVQGREITTNPIAGTRRRGETLDLDRELEKELLTDEKEIAEHRMLVDLGRNDLGRVCEIGSIYLSKYLTIERYKYVMHIVSEVKGELKEEVKPLEALTNCLPAGTVSGAPKIRAMQIINELETTKRGVYSGAVGYIGVNGNLDFALAIRTMVLKDKTAYVQAGAGIVYDSDPASEYEETMNKAKSLLEVTG; encoded by the coding sequence ATGATGAAACAGCAAGCATTGGATTATGTGGTGAAAGAATTAAACGGAGACATCTTTACACCCATCTCACTTTTTCAATCGTTAAAAGGTAAGAAGAAATTTTTATTGGAGAGCTCATTGAAGCATGAACAATCCGGTCGGTATTCATTTGTTGGGAGTGATCCATTTCTAGAGTGTAAAGCATACGGAAATACCGTACAGTTAAAAAAATCATCTACAATTGAAGTTGATGAAAGAGTGGGGGATCCCATTCAAATCATACAAAACCTTATTCCTTCCCACAAACTAAAAAGTGCGCCTTTTCCTTTTACAGGTGGGGGGATTGGATATCTGGGATATGACGTTATTCGACTCTACGAAGACATCGGTGTAACTCCTCAAGATGAATTGGAAATGCCGGATATACATCTCATGTTTTATGAAAAAGTCATTGTGTTTGATCATCTGGAACACAAAGTATTTATTGTCGTCATGAATGAGTGGACAGAGGATCAGACAGGAGATCTGGATAAAAAGGTGAAGGAAGTCGAGGCTGAGCTGAGCAATGTGTATTTGAAAACTCATAAAAAGAATCTGGATCGCCTTTCTTTCCATGCCCAAACCTCAAAAGATGAATTCATGGTAAAAGTGGAGGAGGCAAAGCAATCCATAGGAGAAGGTGAGATATTTCAAGTCGTCCTCTCTCAAAGACTTAAGGCGTCCTTTTCTGGTGATCCATTTTCATTCTATAGAAGCTTGAGGAAATCTAACCCGTCCCCTTACATGTTCTTCATTGATTTCGAGGATTATGTCGTAATGGGTGCATCACCAGAAAGCTTGCTGAAAGTTCAAGGGAGGGAAATCACCACGAATCCAATTGCAGGAACGCGAAGAAGGGGAGAAACACTTGACCTGGACAGGGAGCTCGAGAAGGAATTACTTACAGATGAAAAAGAAATCGCTGAACATCGAATGCTGGTTGACTTAGGAAGAAATGATTTAGGGAGAGTTTGTGAGATCGGCTCGATTTACCTTTCAAAGTATTTAACGATTGAGAGATATAAATATGTCATGCACATCGTTTCGGAAGTAAAGGGTGAATTAAAAGAAGAAGTGAAACCACTGGAAGCATTAACAAATTGCTTGCCGGCAGGTACCGTCAGCGGAGCGCCGAAAATCAGGGCGATGCAAATCATCAATGAACTTGAAACCACAAAGCGCGGCGTGTACTCAGGTGCCGTCGGGTATATCGGGGTGAACGGGAATTTGGATTTTGCCCTCGCCATCCGGACGATGGTTCTTAAGGATAAAACGGCATACGTTCAAGCCGGTGCCGGGATTGTTTATGATTCAGACCCAGCCAGTGAATATGAAGAAACCATGAATAAAGCAAAATCATTATTGGAGGTGACAGGATGA
- the panF gene encoding sodium/pantothenate symporter, giving the protein MNSMALIPLFAFLILIFVVGIYSARKVSRADSFVQEYFLGSRQLGGFILAMTMIATYGSASSFIGGPGAAYTYGLSWVLLAMSQVVTGYFVLLILGKKFAIMARKYKAVTLIDYLQGRYGSNKITILSAISIILFLFSAMIAQWVGGARLIESLTGLSYESALFLFAVSVLVYVIIGGFRAVAITDAIQGVVMLGGTIILLIATIIAGGGMENIMMGLKAENPNLLSPHGHDGELSARYISSFWILVGVGVVGLPQVAVRAMSYKNSRSLHRALIIGTIVVGSIMLGMHLIGVLARVVVPGIEIADKVMPLLALEVLPPWLAGIVLAAPMAAIMSTVDSLLLIVSSAIVKDVYMNFINKDAKEKQVKRISFWVTSITGILVFLMALSPPELIIWLNLFSFGGLEAVFIWPIVLGLYWKKGNAQGAVASMLSGLVAYILFHSFAPNYLDMHTVIFPIIISFFMYVLVSLFTQAHYRQDGWV; this is encoded by the coding sequence ATGAATAGTATGGCATTGATTCCCTTATTTGCTTTTTTAATCTTGATTTTTGTTGTGGGAATTTATTCTGCCAGAAAAGTGAGTAGAGCAGATTCCTTCGTCCAGGAATACTTCTTGGGAAGCCGTCAGCTTGGCGGATTTATTTTGGCAATGACCATGATCGCTACTTATGGAAGTGCCAGTAGTTTCATCGGAGGACCAGGCGCAGCTTATACATATGGTTTATCGTGGGTTCTTTTAGCCATGTCACAGGTTGTAACAGGATACTTTGTTCTCCTTATACTTGGGAAAAAGTTCGCGATTATGGCAAGGAAATACAAGGCCGTTACATTGATCGATTATCTACAAGGCAGATATGGCAGTAATAAGATTACCATTCTATCGGCCATTAGTATCATCCTCTTTTTATTCTCAGCGATGATTGCTCAATGGGTAGGGGGGGCACGTCTCATTGAATCATTAACCGGTTTATCCTACGAGAGTGCTCTTTTCCTGTTTGCGGTATCGGTTCTGGTTTATGTTATTATCGGTGGCTTTCGTGCGGTTGCCATCACGGATGCGATTCAGGGGGTGGTCATGCTTGGTGGGACGATTATTCTATTGATTGCCACTATCATCGCGGGAGGTGGCATGGAGAACATCATGATGGGATTGAAAGCGGAAAATCCTAATCTATTAAGTCCTCATGGCCATGATGGAGAACTAAGTGCCCGCTATATTTCTTCTTTCTGGATTTTAGTGGGTGTGGGTGTTGTCGGATTGCCTCAGGTGGCAGTCAGAGCCATGAGCTATAAGAATTCCAGGTCCTTGCACAGAGCACTTATCATCGGAACCATTGTGGTCGGTTCCATTATGCTTGGTATGCACTTAATTGGTGTGCTTGCAAGGGTCGTGGTCCCGGGAATAGAAATAGCTGATAAAGTCATGCCCCTTCTCGCTTTAGAAGTTCTTCCACCATGGCTTGCCGGAATTGTCCTGGCGGCTCCGATGGCGGCGATCATGTCGACAGTGGATTCGTTATTATTGATTGTATCCTCGGCTATTGTGAAAGATGTGTACATGAATTTCATCAATAAAGATGCAAAGGAAAAACAAGTCAAAAGGATTAGCTTTTGGGTGACGAGTATAACGGGTATTCTTGTTTTTCTTATGGCGCTCAGTCCTCCTGAATTAATTATCTGGCTTAATTTATTTTCATTTGGAGGCCTTGAAGCTGTTTTTATTTGGCCGATTGTTTTAGGTTTATATTGGAAAAAGGGAAATGCACAAGGTGCCGTTGCTTCAATGCTATCAGGACTGGTAGCGTACATCTTATTTCACAGTTTCGCACCTAATTATCTGGATATGCACACGGTGATTTTCCCAATTATCATTTCATTTTTCATGTATGTGCTCGTTTCCCTGTTTACTCAAGCACATTATCGTCAGGATGGATGGGTTTAA